The Rhododendron vialii isolate Sample 1 chromosome 5a, ASM3025357v1 genome contains a region encoding:
- the LOC131326883 gene encoding protein CANDIDATE G-PROTEIN COUPLED RECEPTOR 7-like, with translation MHIHIETYNIDRNGKDYLEVGRTQLPMIYFIFSVLYLPFLALWVYVCYKNRLVIRKIHILMAILIVMKSFNLFFEAEDKHYVKVSGTPHGWDLWFYLSQCLRALLLLTVIMLIGVGWTILKPTLHANDKKILAVGVTIQVFASIAHVYTYEIGPSNSNYLYLSLALLLVDLVGFMIVFVPTASSIQTLKQAAKTDGTAARDLGKMRLLGNFNICVLLFWQLKWIALPYVAMISNEDCGFDWLTVTIEETVALGFYIGMFYLFRPREQNEYFVVEDEETALASIRREF, from the coding sequence ATGCACATTCACATAGAAACCTATAACATAGACCGAAATGGCAAGGACTACCTTGAGGTGGGTAGAACTCAATTGCCAATGATCTACTTCATTTTTTCCGTCCTTTACTTGCCGTTTCTGGCCTTGTGGGTATATGTATGCTACAAGAACAGGCTGGTCATTCGCAAGATACACATTCTAATGGCCATATTGATCGTAATGAAATCGTTCAATCTATTTTTCGAGGCAGAGGACAAACACTACGTTAAGGTCAGTGGAACCCCTCATGGATGGGACTTATGGTTTTATTTGTCCCAATGTCTTCGAGCTCTGTTATTGCTAACGGTAATCATGTTGATTGGGGTGGGTTGGACGATCTTAAAACCAACTTTACATGCCAACGACAAGAAAATCTTGGCTGTGGGCGTAACAATTCAGGTTTTTGCTAGCATAGCCCATGTTTATACCTATGAAATCGGCCCGTCCAATAGCAACTACTTGTATTTGAGTCTGGCGTTATTGCTGGTCGATTTAGTGGGCTTTATGATAGTTTTCGTTCCAACTGCTTCGTCCATTCAGACACTCAAGCAAGCCGCAAAGACAGATGGAACTGCTGCGCGGGATTTGGGAAAGATGAGACTTTTGGGAAATTTTAACATATGCGTGCTTTTGTTCTGGCAATTGAAGTGGATTGCGTTGCCTTATGTCGCCATGATCTCTAATGAGGATTGTGGTTTTGACTGGTTGACTGTTACGATTGAAGAGACTGTTGCCCTTGGATTTTACATTGGAATGTTTTATCTGTTTCGGCCTAGGGAGCAAAATGAGTATTTTGTTGTTGAAGACGAAGAGACGGCTCTTGCTTCAATTCGGAGAGAGTTTTAG